ATGTCAAATATCGCGTATACCTCCAAAGATATCTCTTAGATGAAAATTGCGAGTTCAAGAAAATCTCCGATGACCTACTGCAGTATGTCTGCGGCATGAGAGCCGAAATCATCCAAAACCGAAGGGAAATTTACAAGTGTCAGGACAAAGTGCTAAACAAGCTGTTGCATAAAATCCCCCCATCTAAAACTCACCTGTTCTCTGAACCTAAATTGACAAAGCTTATTAAAAAACATGGAGGagtgtacaatttttttcacaaaaagttTTACTAGCTGAAAATCTAGCAATAGAGCAAACGTGTAagattttttgtgattattcaaattaatagatttacagtgaaaaatatatacgacGCTTTAATGACAGAAGGAATAGGCGGCAACACGGAACAGTAACAATGTTGCCATTATAATGAAACGGatacaacaataaattattgttgtatCAAAGATCGTTGTATCAACGTAAAACGACACGCTAGTTTGAAATGCCCCGTAGAATAAACAAAGCAAATATCTACAGCCGAATCTGGGTCTAACctgttcttcttcttgaccttttCCCCACTCGTGTGGGCTCAGCACCTTTCGTTAAAATTCTGTCACTTGCCATTTCACTTAACACTGTATCCTTAATCATACATTCTTTGATGCAATTAATCCACCTCTTCTTGAGTTTTCCTCTATTTCTGATACCTTTAACTTAAGTGTGAGTCTCTGGCCAAACCTAAAAAAGCTCGAATGACAGAAAAAAGATTGGAGtacttcctttttatttttttaaataatgatattactttatttactaacagaaaaatacatcttttatagaaattacgtgaaaaaaaactgaaatataataaaaacggGCGATTTTTCCACCAACAACATATTGAGGAGTTTGCAATGTGAACGCTCGAAAATGACAGTTACAATGCTATTTTATGGGTTTTATGTTAAATGGCGGCGATCCAAAGATATGTCTAAGCCTAGCTGAAAcctaaaatgtgttttaagaAGTCATGGTGAGAAACCTTAAGGTTGCGCTGTTTGTTAAATACGTTTTAGTGATAGAAGTAATTTATGAATgcttaaaagaaaacatactGGTGAGAAACCCTTGAATGTGCTTTTTGAAGATATTCTCGGAAATACAcagcacacacacacacagcaCGTGAGAGCACATACATTTAAAACGCAAAATATGGCAGTTGGTGAGAAACATATCCAAGAAACTTGAACACGGAACATGTTTTGAcatatgcaaatatttttctggtAGAGAGTTGATGTATGTAAAGTAAtgattaaagattttttacttAGAAcgtataagaaaaaaaatgtctttacaaaataaagagtAATACGAAACACTTTagtaaacttatttatatattgtgatttcaatatgttaacaaaaaactaaatataatatttcttcgaTACTAATATGATTTGAAGACTGAATTCATGATAGTAATCCAATGTTATACAAACAcgaatattaatgaaaatatttttgtatttcgtgtttgttattttaagccactttataatcattatttttatactataattttgTCTGAGCCAAGTTTCGCAATCGtgtaagttaaaattatcGTGCAGGTGGTGGCACTCCGAAATCGGAATCGAAACTGGCGAAACGGAAAGCGGAAAGAGGCCGGAGTGGTAAGAAACCGCGCAAACGAAGGGACCCGACGCAAGCCGATGAGAAACCACATGAATGTGATACGTGTCACAAACGGTTCAAGGAATTATGTCATTTAATTGCTCACTATTCAGCGCACACTgaagaaaaattacacatttgtaatatatgtCAAAGACAATTCACTAGaagaagtaatttaaaaacgcATTTACGAATGCACACAGGCGAAAGTTTATATACATGTAAGTTGTGTCCAAGTAGATTTACGAATAAAAGCAAGTTAGAATTACATTTGAAAAGGCATACCGGTGAGAAACCTTTCGATTGTGATCTATGTAAAAGCAGGTTCGCTGATAAGTGTACGTTAAAAAGACATATAAGGACTCACACTGGTGAGAAACCATTCGAATGTAGTGTCTGTCATAACAGATTTGCTGAAAGAACCAGTTTGCACGCGCATTACATTGTACATACCGGTGAGAAACCTTAcaaatgtgatttttgtgCTAAACTATTTTCTCGTAAAGGCAATTTACAGACTCATGTAAGAACGCATACTGGTGAGAAACCTTAcgaatgtaatatttgtaaaactaGATTCACTGAGAGAAGTACGCTGATAAGACACGTACGAACACACACCGGTGAGAAACCATACGAATGTAGCGTTTGTCTCTCTCGTTTCACATTGATGACTAAGTTAAAACGACACCTGAAAAAACATACTTCAGATTAGGGTAGAGTTGCCaaagttatttaattgtattttaattaatactagatgttgcccgcagTTCTACCCCTACCCTATATTTGACCCCCAGATCATGTATATCTATTTATCCAAATTTGGTTTAGTAGTTGaaccgtgaaagcgtgacagaccttcgcatttacaatattaataataatagaatttttactttcatttgtttatacGTCTCATCAAAGATATGTATGATAATAAGACGTTTATGTACccatatttttcatcaaagacatttgaatttttgtaactatattttatttatattataataaccaaCAGCAACACTacaaacattaatataataattatctctATTTACGAATATGATGAACACGATGAACGCGTTTTTCTGGAACTACATTAGtggtacatttataaaatgctGTCTAAGAGTCTAGGAATTCCCGTGGGATCGAAGCTGCAGGTCGCAGTTAGTAATAAGGAAATGTAGCTTTCGCATAATTCTaaatacaatttgattttCAAGTTCCAACATAGTTACTGTAGTTTGTAGCAAAAGTTCTCATGAATTATATGTGCCTCTATAATCTGGTCTCgcctattatataaaaatatgtaaatattaatgaataaaatctaagtCTAAtctattgtgttttatttaatctctcatctgagcgcgTACCCGGTGTCTTCCTTAGCCGTTGaacgttggagcccagggtccgctttcctacaaatttgtctccacttcgcacggtcgtcggcatccctagttgtcagaccagtggcacgcatatcatacCTATCTGGAGTTTGTCTCGTAaggacattattttttgggTTGTCATTATCGAAAGGAAATGAAATGTCTCGTAAGGACATTTTTCTGGCGTTGTCATTATCGAGAGGATATGAAATGGTCTTATTCTATGGCGGAAGGAAGCGCCTTAGCATAACGTATGAGTCACTTTAAATATTGGCATTTGAGAGCtagtttttgtgtaatttttttcaaaacccAAAACTTCTGGCTGGTGGCCAGTTATATAAAATCTCAACCGTAACTTCAAAAATTCAAGGTCATATTTTAAGActccgggcttcgcggcgcgGCGCCACAGCCCCGAAAGAAATAGATATAAGAGAGGAACACATAGGCTTGCTCTCAAATGCGAATCTGAGAGTGTCGGAGCCCACGATCATCCacttttcttctccacttcatccttaaaatagtttttatatccTCCTTTAGATTTGCATGCTAAAGATATGTTCTACGGATAGGTGTTACAGATGCGTACTCAGTGTACGGTGACTCAGCACTGCTGAGGTAATCCGGTCCAATGCGGCGGCAAAACTGGGCGGCGACGCATTTACGTAGCTTGGCAACGTATATTAGCAaaatatgacgacctcggtggcgcagtggtaacgttcttgccactgaaccgaaaggtcccgggttcgatccccggttgggtcacgatggaaaatgatctttttttgatcgacccgggtcttagatgtttatatatatatatggatttgttataaaatatagtatcgttgagttagtatcccataacacaagtctcgaacttactttggggctatttgtctgtgtgatttgtcctactatatttatttatttatatctcgGCTTTAGTGGAAACAGTAACGTAGTTTCGCAGTACAGCTCACACATCTTCGTAGCTTAGCTTCTTAGCTTATCTCTTAGGTGGAGAAGGTAAGCTACATGGTGGTAAACTCTTAGATATAAGTCTGCTATAGTTTTTAAAACACAGGTCGctttaagtttaatattatatcgtTACCTAATAACgtttgcaaataaaacaactgaattaagtttttgatatttatttaatgatactTTCAGTATGAAACATAATGACAATAACTGAACTGTGAAATACATTTCTCACCAATGAATTTATACAAAGTTTTCGCCAGCAAtagataaatctatatatataaaactcttgcgttactgagtgactgactgacagacaacgcacagccgaaactactaggccgtagaaagctgaaatttggtgtgtaggttccttgGACAATGTAAGTCCTAAGATTTCCTCAAATTctcacgggaaacggatttttactcacatacgaagttgtgggaaAAAGCTAGTGGTCTATAACAGGTGAAGACGCAAATGCTTCTGCAAAGTAAAATTTCTAGTGAACCCAGTCTTACAAATATGACatgtatgatatttttcacCACTGTGCGACTTTATATGAGTCCGCAAATTACCTTTTTGCGAACACCGTTTGTGACAAATATCGCATTCGTAAGGTTTCTCACCTGTATGTGTTCTTATATGTGCTTTTAACCCCCTAGACATCTTAAACCTACTGTGGCAAATATTACATTCGTAAGGTTTCTCACCAGACGAAGCAGGTTTCTCACCAGTATGCTGTCTTGAATGTGATTTAAGCCTACTATTACTTACAAAACGTTTATTACAAACATTGCATTCGTAAGGTTTCTCACCAGTGTGTGTTTTTAAATGACCTTGCAAGTGACCTTTTTGAGTAAACCTACTTTTGCAAATGGCACATTCGTAAGGCTTCAAACCTGTGTGTATTCTGATATGTTTAACTAAATTCGCGTGTATTGAAAATCGTTTTTGACATACATCGCACTGGTATGGTTTCTCACCGGTGTGAGTTCTGGAATGTACAATGAAACTGCTGTGTTCACTGAAGCGTTTATGACAAACGTCACACTGCAGTGGTTTCTCGCCAGTATGAGTCCTGTAGTGTATTATCATTTTGTACTTTTGCGAAAATCTATGTTCGCAGACATTACACCTATAAGGTTTCTCACCGCCATAATGGGTTAAATCTGGCTTTAGTGTACATAACTTTTCTCTTTTGTCTTTTGATTGTGTGTTAGTGTTGTTGCTTGAACTCTCTACTTCTGTTCTTTTCTCACCTTCCCCTGTAAAATAAccaattaaatttgtaaaatgtctaattagatttaagttagtattttgtacttggttttcttttttttgtaattttccaCAAAGAATTTATATGTTGTGCAGTGTTCAGTgcagaaattaataaatatattttgtgaacatCTCAAACTAACATATGTCAAATtctcaacaaataaaaatattataaatggttttctaattaaaattatcataggatagtttttatagagaaaaataaaagtaatgtgTACCCACattacaattgtttttttaaaacatcaaaaatgtattttttatagacaataattattttaaatagtaaatgGATACAGTTAATATAGTGTTACAGTCCCACATAAGTGGTATGAGaagaaaaactattatttatatcaataccTTCTTGATTACTAAATTTTCCTTCCTCTTCATTTGTCGGCTCAACCTTCACTATACATTGCACTGTTATGTCAGATTCTTTCTCCAATTTGATCTCATTTGCCCGTGGACCTGCAActttattgaagaaaaaactCCTTTAGACACTGCTCTTATAGAGACACATATATTTTCAGAATGTTCCTAATATTACTAGAAACTATAAAGCTCAGCCGCCTAAATTACGACGCCTAAAAAAGGCACCGTATAAACACTTTCAGCGCCATTTTTAacgactataaaaataatatttaaatacgcTCGGGGACAGCGAGAGACACGGACGGAGGTCACTGGCGCTAGAAAATGGGCGCGTGTTCTAGGTTATTTAATAGGCGTGGCATGAATAATGCCGCGAAAAAATGGCGCCGAAAGTGTTTATGTTGTGCTTTTTTTAGGTGCCGTAATTTAGGCGGCTGAAAATAGTCTTCATCTAAACCTACCTTTAAGTATTATCTACTTACTAGCATTACTACCTTATaggattattatatatataaagagtATGCTAAATTGCTGTTGCGTGTATGCTAAATTGCTGTTGCGTGTATGCTAAATTGCTGTTGGGTGTATGCTAAATTGCTGTTGGGTGTATGCTAAAT
This sequence is a window from Plodia interpunctella isolate USDA-ARS_2022_Savannah chromosome 29, ilPloInte3.2, whole genome shotgun sequence. Protein-coding genes within it:
- the LOC128682068 gene encoding zinc finger protein 583-like isoform X2 — protein: MKKKFARRAQLNEKKLKTATMSQTKTQQNGSEEYLPDQECQDTGIDNSNEESMEYTRSQPPQHLNITTEVKVECDPECSVPVTGDMFPCIVKVEPKDEEEYGQASACHTSIENIVVKCEFEYDSEDQQLPTNYLHQQYKEDIEPVQEGIAGSSSAHQSPPNDVKTEPPDYNEGATDRETDSEIRNQSFNESTTNIRETETESTACGDRSSESGGTPKSESKLAKRKAERGRSGKKPRKRRDPTQADEKPHECDTCHKRFKELCHLIAHYSAHTEEKLHICNICQRQFTRRSNLKTHLRMHTGESLYTCKLCPSRFTNKSKLELHLKRHTGEKPFDCDLCKSRFADKCTLKRHIRTHTGEKPFECSVCHNRFAERTSLHAHYIVHTGEKPYKCDFCAKLFSRKGNLQTHVRTHTGEKPYECNICKTRFTERSTLIRHVRTHTGEKPYECSVCLSRFTLMTKLKRHLKKHTSD